The Stygiolobus azoricus genome window below encodes:
- a CDS encoding 5-methyltetrahydropteroyltriglutamate--homocysteine methyltransferase translates to MEIYTALVGSYPRSIKLAKIITRYRNGNVEESKVIEEIDKFQKDFFGLMEKYKVDYVTDGMVEWDDIVDLTYSFLKGVEKGALDRFFDNNFYYRHIVIKSKLEYRESNDYIKFMELAKKNVKKSLKLKAVILGPLSFTYMSKNVHYKGKIEDLMMDYSYIVNSLLKDSEKYYDAVEIHEPYFFQDRVRKQRLENLNEYYKAMFDGINKEKHIITYFNIKFDVIDDYFKLPVDIYGFDVTEDNKPMIGMLYNISKDRQVYFGVLDSRNTKLDKISTIKRIANNAKEKGITKLILGNSTFNDLIPELIVKRKFKILQRAKEMILNG, encoded by the coding sequence ATGGAGATCTATACAGCACTGGTGGGTAGCTATCCTAGATCTATAAAGTTAGCCAAGATAATAACTAGGTATAGAAACGGAAATGTTGAAGAGTCTAAAGTAATAGAAGAAATAGATAAATTTCAGAAAGATTTCTTCGGACTAATGGAGAAATATAAAGTAGACTATGTAACAGACGGAATGGTAGAATGGGACGATATAGTAGACTTAACTTACTCTTTTCTTAAGGGTGTTGAAAAGGGAGCGTTAGATAGATTTTTTGACAACAACTTCTACTATCGCCATATTGTAATTAAGTCTAAATTGGAGTACAGAGAATCTAATGATTACATTAAATTCATGGAATTAGCGAAGAAGAATGTAAAGAAAAGTCTGAAATTAAAGGCTGTTATATTAGGGCCGCTGTCATTTACGTATATGTCTAAGAACGTGCACTACAAAGGCAAGATAGAAGATTTAATGATGGATTACTCCTACATAGTGAACTCTTTACTTAAGGATTCTGAAAAATACTATGACGCAGTGGAAATACATGAGCCGTATTTCTTTCAAGATAGAGTGAGAAAGCAAAGATTAGAGAACTTAAATGAGTACTATAAGGCGATGTTTGACGGAATAAATAAAGAAAAACACATCATAACATACTTCAACATAAAGTTCGACGTCATTGATGATTATTTTAAGTTACCAGTAGATATCTACGGCTTTGATGTAACAGAGGATAACAAACCAATGATTGGAATGCTATACAACATCAGCAAAGATAGGCAAGTGTATTTCGGTGTTTTGGACTCAAGAAACACTAAGTTAGATAAGATCTCTACAATAAAGAGGATTGCAAATAACGCTAAAGAGAAGGGTATAACTAAATTAATCTTGGGGAATTCTACCTTCAACGATTTAATACCTGAGCTCATAGTAAAGAGAAAGTTTAAAATATTACAGAGGGCGAAGGAGATGATACTAAATGGATGA
- a CDS encoding methionine synthase, giving the protein MDELPILPTTVIGSYPRPKWLRESIRLYHQGKLNEQEMKEAFNDAVITVLRDHQKAGIDVPTDGEMRRDEMVEFFAERLGGFRFYGFVRVWGDHYYRKPSVVGKITYKEPMLLEEALFAKEASYSPYLKVTITGPYTIAEWSYNEYYKSKRDLAFDLAKVLNTEMKKLVEAGIKVVQVDEPAIHTRKDEVEWAIEAVNESIRGIDVKVVMHVCYGEYSYLEPYLDRLKVDQINLALKNYNYEPVKLFEKWDGEIGVGVIDVHNRRVESPEEVANDLRMLLEHFKPERVWVNPDCGLKLLPRSIAYQKMENMVKGTLIVREELKRKGYTTTNLKPLFNR; this is encoded by the coding sequence ATGGATGAACTCCCTATTTTACCAACTACGGTAATCGGTAGTTATCCAAGGCCCAAATGGTTAAGAGAATCTATAAGACTATATCATCAAGGTAAACTTAACGAGCAAGAGATGAAGGAAGCGTTTAATGATGCTGTGATAACAGTGCTCAGAGACCATCAAAAAGCAGGAATAGATGTTCCTACAGATGGTGAGATGAGAAGAGACGAAATGGTAGAGTTCTTTGCAGAGAGACTAGGCGGTTTTAGGTTTTACGGCTTCGTTAGGGTATGGGGTGATCATTACTATAGGAAACCATCTGTAGTAGGTAAGATAACATATAAAGAGCCTATGTTACTTGAAGAAGCTCTATTTGCTAAGGAAGCCAGTTACAGTCCTTATCTGAAAGTAACGATTACCGGTCCTTATACAATAGCCGAGTGGTCTTACAACGAATACTACAAGAGTAAGAGAGATCTGGCATTCGATCTAGCAAAAGTGCTTAACACTGAAATGAAAAAGCTAGTGGAGGCTGGAATAAAGGTCGTCCAGGTTGATGAACCCGCTATCCACACTAGGAAGGACGAAGTAGAATGGGCGATAGAAGCTGTAAATGAGTCTATTAGGGGGATAGATGTTAAGGTCGTTATGCACGTGTGTTACGGCGAATATTCGTATCTAGAGCCGTATTTGGACAGATTAAAAGTTGACCAAATTAACCTAGCTCTGAAAAACTACAATTATGAACCAGTAAAACTTTTCGAGAAATGGGACGGTGAAATAGGAGTAGGAGTAATAGACGTCCATAACAGAAGAGTGGAGTCACCTGAGGAGGTAGCTAATGATTTAAGAATGTTATTGGAGCACTTTAAGCCAGAGAGAGTGTGGGTAAACCCCGACTGTGGACTGAAGCTTTTGCCTAGGTCTATAGCTTATCAAAAGATGGAGAATATGGTAAAGGGTACATTAATAGTGAGAGAAGAACTTAAAAGAAAGGGTTATACTACTACTAATCTGAAACCATTATTTAATAGGTGA
- a CDS encoding 30S ribosomal protein S15 → MNKKRAHGQSHSTRPVRTGAPKWVRFTREEVELLIEELSKKGYPPSMIGLILRDQYGVPLVRQIAGKKVVQILEEKGLAPKIPEDLYNLIKKAVNIRRHLFEHPKDKKAKRGLEETESKIRRLVRYYIEVGKLPQGWRYEPEKAELLVSGAQ, encoded by the coding sequence GTGAATAAGAAACGAGCTCATGGTCAAAGTCACTCTACTAGACCCGTCAGGACTGGAGCTCCTAAGTGGGTTAGGTTCACTAGGGAAGAAGTGGAGTTACTTATAGAAGAACTATCTAAGAAAGGGTATCCTCCAAGTATGATAGGGTTAATATTGAGAGACCAATACGGAGTGCCACTAGTTAGGCAAATAGCTGGTAAAAAAGTAGTTCAAATATTAGAGGAGAAAGGTTTAGCACCTAAGATTCCAGAAGATTTATACAATTTAATAAAGAAGGCTGTTAACATAAGAAGACACTTGTTTGAGCATCCAAAGGATAAGAAAGCCAAGAGAGGGTTAGAAGAGACTGAGTCTAAGATAAGAAGATTAGTAAGATACTATATAGAGGTAGGTAAGTTACCTCAAGGATGGAGATACGAGCCTGAGAAAGCAGAACTGCTCGTTTCAGGAGCTCAATGA
- a CDS encoding CbiX/SirB N-terminal domain-containing protein — protein MIGVLLVLHGSKVSEWKEVAIKYADLLRKYFSVVEYGFIEFNEPNITDAAKKLIEKGVDTIVVVPLLFAAGTHFKRDIPKQLQSVSNKVKIIVADPIGVDQRVVEILKERVEKSLSS, from the coding sequence ATGATTGGCGTATTACTAGTTTTACACGGAAGTAAAGTTAGTGAGTGGAAAGAAGTTGCAATAAAGTATGCTGACTTACTTAGAAAGTATTTTTCAGTAGTCGAGTACGGGTTCATCGAGTTTAACGAACCTAATATTACCGACGCAGCTAAGAAGCTTATTGAAAAAGGTGTAGATACTATAGTTGTAGTCCCACTGCTTTTTGCGGCGGGAACGCACTTTAAGAGGGATATTCCTAAACAGCTTCAATCAGTGTCAAATAAAGTTAAAATAATAGTCGCTGATCCAATAGGGGTAGACCAAAGGGTTGTAGAAATTCTCAAAGAAAGAGTGGAAAAATCATTGAGCTCCTGA
- a CDS encoding 30S ribosomal protein S6e: MPDFKIVISDPQTKEPNTAKVKVKVSDTVQVNQGEKDGKAIPSAKLNEKTKQDLGLDQFVTVEIEKQEGDKKLRIKGHFKVEVDNSVPQNEIWISQQMGEKFGANEFEAIAYRTKAFQVSVDQSKVPSLIGAKIGDVVDVNISGVPLKLKITGGSDNSGFPMRFDFQGGAKRRLLLSSPPGFYPTEDGMRKKKTVRGNMITAEIVQINTILVR; this comes from the coding sequence GTGCCTGACTTCAAGATTGTCATATCTGACCCGCAAACAAAAGAGCCTAACACAGCTAAGGTTAAGGTTAAAGTATCTGATACAGTTCAGGTTAATCAGGGAGAGAAGGACGGAAAAGCAATACCCTCAGCCAAACTAAATGAGAAGACTAAACAAGATCTCGGTTTAGACCAGTTCGTGACAGTGGAGATAGAAAAGCAGGAGGGAGATAAAAAGTTAAGAATAAAGGGCCACTTTAAGGTCGAGGTAGATAACTCAGTCCCTCAAAATGAGATATGGATTTCACAGCAGATGGGAGAGAAATTTGGTGCTAATGAGTTTGAAGCAATAGCTTATAGAACTAAAGCCTTCCAAGTCTCAGTAGATCAATCAAAAGTCCCCAGTTTAATAGGGGCAAAAATAGGGGATGTAGTTGACGTGAACATATCCGGAGTACCCCTGAAACTTAAGATAACCGGTGGGTCAGATAACTCAGGCTTCCCGATGAGATTTGACTTTCAAGGCGGTGCTAAAAGGAGGCTTTTACTGAGCTCCCCTCCCGGTTTCTATCCTACTGAAGACGGTATGAGAAAGAAGAAGACCGTTCGCGGAAATATGATCACTGCTGAAATAGTTCAGATTAATACTATATTAGTTAGGTGA
- a CDS encoding translation initiation factor IF-2 subunit gamma → MPWPQVQPEVNIGVVGHVDHGKTTLVQAITGIWTSKHSEELKRGMTIKLGYAEANIGFCESCKVPEAYVTEPSCAHCGSTEEPKFLRKVSFIDAPGHEVLMATMLSGAALMDGAILVVAANEPFPQPQTREHFFALGIINIKNLIIVQNKVDVVPKEEAIKQYKQIREFLKGTWAEGAPIIPVSALHKINIDALIESIQKYIPTPERDLSKPPIMLVIRSFDVNKPGTPYTELKGGVLGGSILQGKLEVGDEIKVLPGVRIEKSGGKVEYQPLYSKITSIRFSDLEVKEAKPGGLMAIGTELDPSYVKADSLVGSVVVKANHDVPVLFDMVIEDYQLLERVVGSKELIKVDNLKPKETIMITIGSSTTLGVIKSIKSNRIEVELKRPIVAWDKGLRAVISRQIGGRWRLVGWGLINF, encoded by the coding sequence TTGCCTTGGCCACAAGTTCAGCCGGAAGTAAACATAGGTGTAGTAGGTCACGTTGACCATGGTAAGACTACTTTAGTTCAGGCTATTACTGGAATATGGACTTCAAAACACTCAGAGGAATTAAAAAGAGGAATGACAATCAAGCTAGGTTACGCTGAAGCGAATATAGGATTTTGTGAGAGTTGTAAAGTCCCAGAGGCATATGTTACTGAGCCCTCATGTGCACATTGTGGTAGTACTGAAGAGCCTAAGTTTCTGAGAAAAGTTTCTTTTATTGACGCTCCAGGTCACGAAGTCCTAATGGCTACTATGTTATCTGGAGCGGCTCTGATGGATGGTGCTATTTTAGTTGTAGCCGCAAACGAACCTTTTCCTCAGCCTCAAACTAGAGAACATTTTTTTGCACTAGGTATTATAAATATTAAAAACCTAATTATTGTTCAAAACAAGGTCGATGTAGTACCTAAGGAGGAGGCTATAAAACAATACAAACAAATTAGGGAGTTCCTTAAGGGGACATGGGCGGAAGGTGCACCAATAATACCTGTAAGTGCTCTTCACAAAATAAATATTGATGCATTAATTGAAAGTATACAAAAGTACATACCTACACCAGAGAGGGACTTGTCTAAACCTCCTATAATGTTAGTAATAAGAAGTTTTGATGTTAATAAACCTGGAACACCTTATACTGAGTTAAAAGGAGGTGTATTAGGAGGCAGTATATTACAAGGTAAATTAGAGGTAGGAGATGAGATAAAAGTATTACCGGGTGTTAGAATAGAGAAGTCTGGCGGTAAAGTAGAGTATCAGCCCTTGTATTCAAAAATAACTTCCATTAGGTTCTCAGACCTTGAAGTAAAGGAGGCGAAACCAGGCGGATTGATGGCAATAGGTACTGAATTAGATCCCTCATATGTTAAAGCCGATAGCTTAGTTGGAAGCGTTGTAGTGAAAGCCAACCATGATGTACCCGTACTTTTTGACATGGTTATTGAAGACTATCAGCTTTTAGAACGGGTAGTAGGTAGTAAAGAACTGATAAAAGTAGATAATTTAAAACCGAAGGAAACGATCATGATCACTATAGGTTCTTCAACTACACTTGGTGTAATTAAGTCCATAAAATCGAATAGGATAGAAGTTGAGCTTAAGAGACCTATTGTGGCGTGGGATAAAGGTCTTAGAGCTGTGATAAGTAGGCAGATAGGAGGAAGATGGAGATTAGTGGGATGGGGTCTAATCAATTTCTGA
- a CDS encoding PIN domain-containing protein — protein MGSNQFLKVLVDTNILLYVYDRFDPFERVVRFLDYKPAFYITKSVLKELRKLAEVGGPLMQMKVQVALKYLDAYRNYWSEIDEEDNNIDVDTHLLKVSKKYDMAIFTNDLSLRRRALKMGIKVLYLRQKSKNISLSFII, from the coding sequence ATGGGGTCTAATCAATTTCTGAAGGTTCTCGTAGATACAAATATTCTGTTATATGTTTACGATAGGTTTGACCCATTTGAAAGAGTTGTTCGGTTTTTAGATTATAAACCGGCTTTTTATATAACTAAATCTGTATTAAAAGAGTTAAGAAAATTAGCCGAAGTAGGCGGTCCTTTAATGCAAATGAAAGTTCAAGTTGCGTTAAAGTATCTAGACGCGTATAGAAATTATTGGAGTGAGATAGATGAGGAGGACAATAATATTGACGTAGATACTCACTTGCTAAAGGTAAGTAAGAAATATGATATGGCGATATTTACGAACGATTTATCTTTAAGACGAAGAGCATTAAAAATGGGTATAAAAGTTTTATACCTTAGGCAGAAGAGTAAAAATATAAGTCTTAGTTTTATTATCTAG
- a CDS encoding DNA-directed RNA polymerase, with product MFKLIKAKGIVRIPPDYFGQPIDDVALQILRQEYQEKVLKDIGLILGVLDAKANEEGYIIFGDGATYHEVEFNMLVYAPMMHEIVEGEVNQVDNYGIYVNIGPVDGLVHISQITDDNLKFDQNRGILIGERSKKVIQKGDRVRARIISISVGGSRMPRIALTMKQPFLGKLEWINQELSKASK from the coding sequence ATGTTTAAACTCATTAAAGCCAAGGGTATCGTTAGAATACCTCCAGACTACTTCGGTCAGCCTATCGATGATGTTGCGTTGCAAATTCTAAGACAAGAATACCAGGAAAAAGTATTAAAGGATATCGGACTTATACTCGGCGTGTTGGACGCTAAAGCAAACGAGGAAGGATATATAATCTTCGGAGACGGTGCAACTTATCATGAGGTAGAGTTCAATATGTTAGTTTATGCACCAATGATGCATGAAATAGTTGAAGGTGAGGTGAATCAAGTAGATAACTACGGTATATACGTCAATATAGGTCCGGTTGACGGTCTAGTTCATATATCACAAATAACTGACGATAACCTGAAATTTGATCAAAATAGAGGTATTCTTATAGGAGAGAGGTCTAAGAAGGTCATTCAGAAGGGGGATAGAGTGAGAGCACGGATAATTAGTATATCAGTAGGAGGTTCTAGAATGCCAAGAATAGCCCTAACAATGAAGCAACCATTCTTAGGTAAATTAGAGTGGATAAACCAAGAACTCTCAAAGGCGAGTAAGTGA
- the spt4 gene encoding transcription elongation factor subunit Spt4, translating to MPEKKIFKACKNCRALVPLETATCPICNSTSFSEDWSGMVIIISQDSEVAKVFGASTPWRYAITVK from the coding sequence ATGCCAGAAAAGAAGATATTCAAGGCTTGTAAAAATTGTAGAGCACTAGTACCTTTGGAGACAGCTACATGCCCTATCTGTAACTCTACGTCTTTCAGTGAGGATTGGAGCGGGATGGTTATTATAATAAGTCAAGATTCTGAAGTAGCAAAGGTCTTTGGGGCATCGACACCGTGGAGATACGCGATTACAGTCAAGTAG
- a CDS encoding GTP-dependent dephospho-CoA kinase family protein has product MEIRDYSQVDYCFILPQELRNQLAKPYGILFTNNTELLHFLISRKNSRIITVGDVVTKTVLDLNLTPFLSLVDGKTRRKFNTEKRTIVMERVKNEAGLIRLSAISKIKELLEIDSDASKVVYVEGEEDLLVIPIVIYGKDGDIILYGQPYAGAVVLIIDDLIRRRVMEIFTKFRIVKCE; this is encoded by the coding sequence GTGGAGATACGCGATTACAGTCAAGTAGATTATTGTTTTATTTTACCTCAAGAACTGAGAAACCAATTGGCAAAACCGTACGGTATTCTTTTCACAAACAATACCGAACTTCTCCACTTTCTCATATCTAGGAAAAACTCGAGAATAATAACAGTTGGCGATGTTGTAACTAAGACCGTATTAGACCTTAACTTAACTCCTTTTCTGTCATTAGTAGACGGAAAAACTAGGCGTAAGTTTAATACTGAAAAGAGGACGATAGTCATGGAAAGGGTAAAAAACGAAGCCGGGCTGATAAGGTTATCAGCAATTTCAAAAATTAAAGAACTGCTTGAGATTGACTCAGATGCTAGTAAGGTCGTTTATGTGGAGGGTGAAGAGGATTTATTAGTAATTCCAATAGTAATTTACGGAAAAGACGGAGATATTATACTTTATGGTCAACCATATGCAGGAGCCGTTGTCCTGATAATAGACGATCTAATAAGAAGAAGGGTAATGGAAATCTTCACCAAGTTTAGGATAGTTAAGTGTGAATAA
- a CDS encoding 2,3-bisphosphoglycerate-independent phosphoglycerate mutase yields the protein MKHYKILLFIADGLGDRPVSKLNYKTPLEAVDKPNVRELLKSSLVGLMDPISPGIVAGSDTSHLSIFGLDPKKFYKGRGAFEAIGAGARLKGGDVAFRGNFATVDNEFVVKDRRAGRKIEEAEDLVRELNENIKEIDGVEVKFFHGTEHRVAVVLSGKGLSDKISDTDPHEVGKKVLDSHPLIDSDAAKRTAEIVNKLTKRIYEVLSQSEYNKKRIEKGELPANIILLRGASEYEELPAFESYTKLKAAAVSATALIKGICEQLGMKVVTPVGATGGLDTNYIGKAEEAAKLLNDYDFVFLHLKATDAASHDGNVEGKKYAIEMIDKMIGKILDRFGSEIVVAITGDHATPVEVKEHTGDPVPFMLYVPYSSLVFDDVKDFNEREARKGTLRIRGLDIMNLLLNYSYRAEKYGA from the coding sequence GTGAAACACTACAAGATTCTTCTTTTCATTGCCGACGGATTAGGTGACAGACCAGTAAGTAAGTTGAATTATAAGACACCTTTAGAAGCTGTAGACAAACCTAATGTGAGGGAGTTACTTAAATCTTCGCTAGTAGGTCTGATGGATCCTATTTCACCAGGCATAGTAGCCGGAAGCGATACTTCTCATCTTTCTATATTTGGCCTAGATCCAAAAAAGTTCTACAAAGGAAGAGGAGCATTTGAAGCTATAGGGGCTGGGGCTAGGTTAAAAGGAGGAGATGTAGCTTTTAGGGGTAATTTTGCAACAGTAGACAATGAGTTCGTAGTTAAGGATAGGAGGGCTGGTAGAAAGATAGAAGAGGCTGAAGACCTCGTAAGAGAGCTCAACGAGAATATAAAAGAGATCGATGGAGTTGAAGTGAAATTCTTCCACGGTACAGAACATAGAGTAGCTGTAGTATTGAGCGGTAAAGGTCTGAGCGATAAAATATCCGACACAGACCCCCATGAAGTGGGTAAAAAAGTTCTTGATAGTCATCCACTAATAGATAGTGATGCAGCAAAAAGGACAGCTGAGATAGTAAATAAACTTACGAAGAGGATTTACGAAGTCCTTTCACAATCTGAGTATAACAAAAAGAGAATAGAAAAGGGAGAACTACCGGCTAACATTATCTTACTGAGAGGAGCTTCGGAGTACGAAGAATTACCCGCGTTCGAAAGCTACACTAAGCTGAAGGCTGCAGCAGTTTCTGCAACTGCGTTAATTAAGGGGATATGCGAGCAATTAGGAATGAAAGTAGTGACACCAGTTGGAGCCACCGGAGGATTGGACACTAATTATATTGGTAAGGCAGAGGAAGCTGCTAAATTGCTGAACGACTACGACTTCGTCTTTTTGCACTTAAAGGCTACTGATGCTGCTTCTCATGACGGAAATGTGGAAGGTAAAAAATATGCTATAGAGATGATTGACAAAATGATCGGAAAGATTCTTGATAGATTTGGAAGTGAGATAGTAGTTGCAATAACTGGAGATCATGCAACACCAGTAGAAGTTAAAGAACACACGGGGGATCCAGTACCGTTCATGCTCTACGTACCATATAGTAGTTTAGTCTTCGATGATGTTAAGGACTTCAATGAAAGAGAAGCTCGAAAGGGAACTCTAAGAATAAGGGGGCTTGATATAATGAACTTATTACTTAACTATTCTTATAGAGCAGAAAAATACGGTGCGTAA
- a CDS encoding CDC48 family AAA ATPase: MSQSLKFKVSEARQRDVGKKIARLSERAMAKLGVQFGDYIEVSGPNATTVMQAFPASDDIDDDEIRIDGYVRKNIGVGIGDEVIVRKVNVAPANKVVLAPTQPIRFDYSFIEYVKDQLIDKPITKGDIIPIPVYTGIIELVVVSTQPSNYVHITPDTNVEIKEEPVKEGSISYPRVTWEDIGDLEEAKQKIREIAEWPMRHPELFQRLGIEPPKGILLYGPPGVGKTLLARALANEIGAYFITINGPEIMSKFYGESEQRLREIFQEAEKNAPAIIFIDEIDAIAPKREEVTGEVEKRVVAQLLTLMDGIKGRGKVIVIGATNRPDDIDPALRRPGRFDREIEIRPPDTKGRKEILQVHTRNMPLGEDVDLDKLAEMTYGYTGADLAALAKEAAISALRRFIQEKKLNLEQQTIPADILKELKVTMQDFLDAMKSIQPSLLREVYVEVPKVRWSDIGGLDDVKQQLREAAEWPLRFPELFTKSGITPPKGILLFGPPGTGKTMLAKAVATESGANFIAVRGPEVLSKWVGESEKAIREIFRKARQAAPTVIFFDEIDAIAPMRGLAHDSGVTERIVNQLLAEMDGIVPLNKVVVIAATNRPDILDPALLRPGRFDRLIYVPPPDKKARLEILKVHTKNVPLAEDVTLEEIAEKTEGYTGADLEALVREATINAMRQAYRDCDQQARSSCQGKDNSEECYLKYMRECMNNKAQVKVTKSDFMKALEIVRPSITQADIQRYERMAKELKRSIA, from the coding sequence ATGAGCCAAAGTTTGAAGTTTAAAGTAAGTGAAGCGAGACAGAGAGACGTAGGAAAGAAGATCGCTAGGTTATCAGAAAGGGCTATGGCAAAGTTAGGAGTCCAGTTCGGTGATTACATTGAAGTGTCCGGCCCTAACGCTACTACCGTAATGCAAGCTTTTCCAGCATCTGATGATATTGACGATGACGAAATCAGGATCGATGGATATGTCAGAAAGAATATTGGTGTGGGGATTGGGGATGAAGTTATAGTAAGAAAGGTTAATGTAGCACCTGCAAATAAAGTAGTTTTAGCACCAACCCAACCCATACGTTTCGACTATAGTTTTATAGAGTATGTTAAGGACCAATTAATAGACAAACCCATAACCAAAGGTGATATAATTCCTATCCCTGTTTACACTGGAATCATAGAACTGGTAGTAGTAAGTACACAACCATCAAATTATGTTCACATAACTCCTGACACAAATGTAGAAATTAAGGAAGAACCGGTGAAAGAAGGAAGCATAAGTTATCCGAGAGTAACTTGGGAAGATATAGGAGATTTAGAAGAAGCTAAGCAGAAGATAAGGGAAATTGCAGAGTGGCCTATGAGACATCCTGAGCTATTCCAGAGGTTAGGTATTGAGCCACCTAAAGGAATTCTTCTTTACGGTCCTCCAGGTGTAGGAAAAACTTTACTAGCAAGAGCATTAGCCAACGAGATCGGAGCTTACTTTATTACTATTAACGGACCTGAAATCATGAGCAAGTTCTATGGTGAGAGTGAACAAAGATTAAGGGAGATATTCCAAGAGGCTGAGAAAAACGCACCTGCAATTATATTCATTGATGAAATAGACGCAATAGCACCTAAAAGAGAAGAAGTTACTGGAGAAGTAGAAAAGAGAGTAGTAGCACAACTTCTGACATTAATGGACGGAATAAAGGGTAGAGGAAAAGTAATAGTCATTGGAGCTACTAATAGACCAGACGACATTGATCCTGCTCTCAGAAGACCAGGAAGATTCGATAGAGAGATTGAAATAAGGCCACCTGACACTAAGGGAAGAAAAGAGATATTACAAGTACATACTAGAAATATGCCTTTAGGAGAAGATGTAGACCTTGATAAGTTAGCTGAAATGACGTATGGATATACTGGAGCTGATCTGGCAGCACTAGCTAAGGAGGCAGCTATATCAGCTTTGAGAAGATTTATACAAGAGAAGAAACTGAACTTAGAACAGCAAACTATTCCTGCCGATATATTAAAGGAATTGAAAGTAACAATGCAAGATTTCTTAGATGCAATGAAAAGTATACAGCCTTCATTACTACGTGAGGTTTATGTAGAAGTTCCAAAGGTGAGATGGTCAGATATAGGCGGGTTAGACGATGTCAAACAACAGCTCCGCGAAGCCGCTGAGTGGCCTCTAAGGTTCCCAGAGTTATTTACAAAGAGCGGCATAACTCCGCCTAAGGGTATTCTTTTATTTGGCCCACCTGGGACTGGTAAAACAATGCTGGCAAAAGCAGTAGCAACAGAAAGTGGTGCAAACTTCATAGCAGTAAGAGGACCAGAAGTACTATCAAAATGGGTAGGAGAAAGCGAAAAAGCAATAAGAGAAATATTCAGAAAAGCAAGACAAGCAGCACCAACAGTAATATTCTTCGACGAAATAGACGCAATAGCACCAATGAGAGGACTTGCTCACGACAGTGGTGTTACTGAAAGAATAGTCAACCAGCTATTAGCTGAAATGGACGGAATCGTACCACTCAATAAGGTTGTTGTTATTGCTGCTACTAATAGGCCTGATATCTTAGACCCTGCACTACTAAGACCAGGTAGATTCGACAGACTAATCTACGTACCACCACCAGACAAAAAAGCAAGACTAGAAATACTAAAAGTACACACAAAAAACGTACCACTAGCAGAAGACGTAACATTAGAAGAGATAGCCGAAAAGACAGAAGGATATACCGGAGCAGACTTAGAGGCTTTAGTCAGAGAAGCTACAATTAATGCCATGAGGCAAGCTTATAGAGACTGTGATCAACAAGCTAGAAGTTCTTGTCAAGGTAAAGATAATAGTGAAGAATGTTACTTAAAGTATATGAGAGAATGTATGAATAATAAAGCACAAGTTAAAGTAACTAAGTCAGATTTCATGAAGGCACTCGAGATAGTGAGGCCTAGTATAACCCAAGCCGATATACAAAGATATGAGAGAATGGCTAAAGAATTGAAGAGGTCGATAGCGTGA